From Macaca fascicularis isolate 582-1 chromosome 14, T2T-MFA8v1.1, a single genomic window includes:
- the FAM111B gene encoding serine protease FAM111B — translation MNSMKTEENKSFSATGDDQRTRPEVSEDTVMKRTCADTPVDHCLSGIRKCSSTFKPESEVSKHETALEMQNPNLNNKECCFTFSLNENSRKIDRSVFTAYGKPSESIYSALSANDYFSERMKNQFNKNIIVYEEKTIDGHINLGMPLKCLPSDSHFKITFHQRKSSEEDGHILRQCENPNMECILFHVVAIGRTIKTIVKIKELREKGSKLCIYALKGETIEGALCKDGRFRSDIGEFEWKLKEGHKKIYGKKSMVDEVSGKVLEMDISKKKLQRKDIHKKIKQNENATDEVNHQSLTQPKKNVHEPEKDGETKDGEHSREQILLPQDLSHYIKGKTCQTIPRIRNYYIRGLTRKYCQINSQVRRRPHLSRQYAINLDVQKEAINLLKNSQMLNEAIMHHYPNFKEEAQWIRKYFQEEQKRMDLSPSKQFNIYKKDFGKMTANSVSVATCEQLTYHSKSVGFMEWDNNGNTGNATCFVFNGGYIFTCRHVVHLIAGENTCESLWQDIISKCAKVTFTYTEFCPTHDNWFSIEPWLFSNKTLDYAILKLKENGNAFPPGLWRQISPQPSTGLIYLIGHPQGQIKKIDGCTVIPLNERLKKYPNDCQDGLVDLCDTTSNVYPMFTQRSFLSEVWNTHTLSYDTCFSDGSSGSPVFNASGKLVALHTFGHFYQRGCNVHALIEFGYSIDSILCNIKETNESLYKLLNDEKLETYNKENGKQESLLQDHQIEPMEC, via the coding sequence GATACTGTCATGAAGCGGACATGTGCTGACACACCTGTTGATCATTGTCTATCTGGCATAAGAAAGTGTAGCAGCACCTTTAAGCCTGAAAGTGAAGTCAGCAAGCATGAAACAGCCCTTGAAATGCAGAATCCAAATTTGAACAACAAAGAATGTTGTTTCACCTTTAGTTTGAATGAAAACTCCAGAAAAATAGACCGTAGTGTGTTTACAGCATATGGTAAACCCAGTGAGAGTATCTACTCAGCCCTGAGTGCTAATGACTATTTCAGTGAAAGGATGAAGAATCAGTTTAATAAGAATATTATTGTTTATGAAGAAAAGACAATAGATGGACATATAAATTTAGGAATGCCTCTCAAGTGCCTGCCTAGtgattctcattttaaaattacatttcatcAAAGAAAGAGTAGCGAAGAAGATGGACACATATTACGCCAATGTGAAAATCCAAACATGGAATGCATTCTTTTTCATGTTGTTGCTATAGGAAGGACAATAAAGACGATTGTTAAGATAAAGGAACTTCGTGAAAAAGGAAGTAAACTTTGTATTTATGCCTTGAAGGGTGAGACTATTGAAGGAGCCTTATGCAAGGATGGCCGTTTTCGGTCTGACATAGGTGAATTTGAATGGAAACTAAAGGAAGGTCATAAGAAAATTTATGGAAAAAAGTCCATGGTGGATGAAGTATCTGGAAAAGTCTTAGAAAtggacatttcaaaaaaaaagttacaacgGAAAGATatccataaaaaaattaaacagaatgaaaatgCCACTGATGAAGTTAATCACCAGAGTCTGACACAGCCTAAGAAAAATGTCCATGAACCAGAGAAAGATGGAGAGACCAAAGATGGAGAACACAGCAGAGAGcaaattctcctacctcaggatCTAAGCCATTATATTAAAGGTAAAACTTGCCAGACAATTCCCAGGATTAGAAATTATTACATTCGTGGTTTGACCCGAAAATATTGTCAAATAAACTCACAAGTTAGACGGAGACCACATCTGAGTAGGCAGTATGCTATTAATCTGGATGTCCAAAAGGAGGCAATTAACCTCTTAAAGAATTCTCAAATGTTGAATGAAGCCATTATGCATCATTATCCGAATTTTAAGGAGGAGGCACAGtggataagaaaatattttcaggaagAACAAAAGAGAATGGATCTTTCACCATCTAAGCAATTCAACATATATAAAAAGGACTTTGGAAAAATGACTGCAAATTCTGTTTCAGTTGCAACCTGTGAACAGCTTACATATCACAGCAAGTCAGTTGGGTTCATGGAATGGGACAATAATGGAAACACAGGCAATGCTACTTGCTTTGTCTTCAATGGTGGTTATATTTTCACCTGTCGACACGTTGTACATCTTATAGCAGGTGAAAACACATGTGAAAGTTTGTGGCAAGATATAATTAGCAAATGTGCTAAGGTAACCTTCACTTATACAGAGTTCTGCCCTACTCATGACAATTGGTTTTCCATTGAGCCATGGCTTTTTTCCAATAAAACTCTAGATTATgccattttaaaactaaaagaaaatggaaatgcatTTCCTCCAGGACTATGGCGACAGATTTCTCCTCAACCATCTACTGGTTTGATTTATTTAATTGGTCATCCCCAAGGCCAGATCAAGAAAATAGATGGTTGTACTGTGATTCCTCTAAATGAACGATTGAAAAAATATCCAAACGATTGTCAAGATGGGTTGGTAGATCTCTGTGATACCACCAGTAATGTATACCCTATGTTTACCCAAAGAAGTTTCCTATCAGAGGTTTGGAACACGCACACGCTTAGTTACGATACTTGTTTCTCTGATGGGTCTTCAGGCTCCCCAGTGTTTAATGCATCTGGCAAATTGGTTGCTTTGCATACCTTTGGTCATTTTTATCAACGTGGATGTAATGTGCATGCCCTTATTGAGTTTGGTTATTCTATCGATTCTATTCTTTGTAATATTAAAGAGACAAACGAGAGCTtgtataaattattaaatgatgAGAAACTTGAGACCTACAATAAAGAGAACGGTAAACAAGAGTCATTGCTTCAAGATCATCAGATTGAACCCATGGAATGTTAG